The Glycine soja cultivar W05 chromosome 6, ASM419377v2, whole genome shotgun sequence genome has a window encoding:
- the LOC114415168 gene encoding uncharacterized protein LOC114415168, giving the protein MKPRADMHFPLPQHVADITCMDPNRPPLVAEKVFKTVRFIGFFIQNGVSKSKVVVHDMQDVMKRGKNIGKALNDVVARHHQALTCRPRDAHVAFVSPLEYQFSCSGSPPRLSSHAGRRNLSQASPAVRRSPAHRAVRMCRGGDGGADGTIHRRVKITGSAASMFNVDRAEKDFHVDEAAEEFIARFYRDLRLQKWLDHYC; this is encoded by the coding sequence ATGAAACCGAGAGCAGACATGCACTTCCCTCTGCCACAGCATGTGGCAGACATAACGTGCATGGACCCGAACCGGCCACCGCTCGTGGCGGAAAAGGTCTTCAAAACGGTGCGTTTCATAGGCTTCTTCATACAAAACGGCGTTTCGAAGAGCAAGGTGGTGGTTCATGATATGCAGGACGTGATGAAGCGTGGGAAGAACATAGGGAAGGCGCTCAACGACGTCGTGGCTCGCCACCACCAGGCGCTGACGTGTCGCCCACGCGACGCGCACGTGGCCTTCGTGTCGCCGCTGGAGTACCAGTTCAGCTGCAGCGGGAGTCCACCGCGCCTTTCTTCGCATGCCGGTCGGAGGAATCTCTCACAGGCCTCCCCCGCCGTTCGCCGCTCGCCAGCGCACCGCGCGGTGAGGATGTGCCGTGGTGGAGACGGCGGCGCCGACGGCACTATACACAGGCGCGTGAAGATCACGGGCTCCGCGGCTTCCATGTTCAACGTCGACCGCGCGGAGAAGGATTTTCACGTGGACGAGGCGGCGGAGGAGTTCATAGCGAGGTTTTACAGAGATTTGAGGTTGCAGAAATGGTTGGATCACTATTGCTGA